In Chitinispirillales bacterium, the sequence ACACCGCCTTTTACCGTAGGAACCGTGTCTTGAGGAATCTCCGGTCCTACGCAAGCGGCAAAAAACATCGCCGCCATAGCTATTAAAATATTCATATATAACTTCTTTGAAAAATTTAAACCACCGATGATAAATATAATAAATATTGTTCTATATTAACAAAATTATTTATTACCGAAAAGAGAAAATTCCGATTTGACACGCTTTCCACAAGACCGCATCCAAATATCCTATCGGGGAACCTGTTTCTTTCTGCAGGTTATCAAACATTTTATCGCAGTATTTTTTCACGTTTTCGTCAAGCGGAAATTTTGCCGTTTCGATATTTCCGAAAAGAGCGATTCCAAGCCGCTGAATCCAAATATCGTATTTAACGACCGAAACCCCAAGATTTCTGGCAAGGTGGTTTTTGGTTATTTTCCCGATGTGCGGAAGCGTTTCAAGAAAATTTAATTTTTCGTCGCCGGATTTGAGTGAATAAAAAATTTGGCGGAAAGTTTTGCGCTCGTTCCAAATTTTTACGATAGCATTAATTTTATTTTTGTTATGGAAAATCTCAAAAAGTTTATCCGCCGACACGTTATTATTGTTTTCTATATAACAACGAATTTCGTTGAATTTTTTCTTTGCCGTTTTTTGTGAAAATCCGCCGGCTAAAATTACATAAATCGCCTCAAACGCAAAATCTTCCGGAGAAAGTATCGGTGGATTTTTTAATTTTTCTTTTATCGTTTCAAAATCGTCTTTATCTGAATCTTGTTGTAAATTTTTAATTTTTTCTTCAATTTCCGCAAATAGATATTTGTCTATTTTTCCTATTTTCAAATCGTTTATCGTGCAATTCATAATTTTGAGGACTCGACTAATTTTGACAATATTTCGCTAAAATTCTCAAAATCCTGCAAGAATTCTTTATTAAATACAAGGTTTTGTAATTTTATATAATTTTCAAGCGGTATGCTTTTCAGTTTTTTCATTTTCTTTATCGCGCCTTTTATTGTAAAATTTTCTTTGTAAAGTAAATATTTTATCTTATTCGCTATGTCTATGTCCTTTTTTTGATAAGAACGATTTCCGCCTCGATTCTTTACAGGTTGAAGAATATCAAATTCTTTTTCCCAATATCTCAAAATGCTCGGCTCGATTCCCAAGATTTCGGCTGCTTGACTTATACTCCAATATATTCTTTTTTCATCCATAAATAATAACTTCCTTCAAAATTGCTGTACGGAAAATAAGATTTTCCAAATGACAAAAGCGTATTTTTTAATTTAAAGAATATTATTTTTATTCCGATAATCTTAATATGATATTTTGGATTGAAAGGAAAGGCTATGTCTATAGGCGCAGTTGCATTTTGGTCGAGCGATTACGCTCTTGCCATTTTGGAAACCAAAAATAATTCGTTTCCACTGCGCGGCTGTGGTGAGGATGAAAACCTAAGTCAGTCAGAGTCGAAAAAGGGATTTCTGGGTATTAAGCCGCGAAACGATGAATATATTTCGTCAATGCAAAACAAAAAGTTTGACGATGACGTTTCAATAGAAGAAAACACTGTAGGTAAAATAGAAAAAAAAGGCAAAGACGCGGAATTTTCACAGGAAGAGCAAAAAATAATTAACGATTTGAAAGTGCGCGATCAGGAAGTTAGAAATCATGAACAGGCGCATATTGCGGCTGGAGGCGCTTATATACGCGGAGGAGCAAGTTATTCATATCAAAGCGGTCCTGACGGGAAACAGTATGCAATCGACGGAGAAGTAAGTATTGACGCTTCGCCGGT encodes:
- a CDS encoding MerR family transcriptional regulator, which translates into the protein MDEKRIYWSISQAAEILGIEPSILRYWEKEFDILQPVKNRGGNRSYQKKDIDIANKIKYLLYKENFTIKGAIKKMKKLKSIPLENYIKLQNLVFNKEFLQDFENFSEILSKLVESSKL